TCCTTTCAATGAGCGTCGGGATCGCGATAATCGTCCTTCTTCTTTTTCTGACCGCCGGTATATTTTTCAACAGGGATCTTCTCCGCGTCGAGGATGAGACGAGGCGCCCCGGTCTGTTTCTCGCGCTGATATGGATATTCGCCCTGCCTGCCGCTTATGTACTGATAGATTTTCAGATAATATCGAGGTATCTCATCCCGGTCTCTCCCTTCATAATCATTTTCGCGACAGGGTCGATCGTGATCTTCTCCGGCCGGCATATCAGAAGAAGGACGAATCTGTTACTGACCGTCTTCGCCGCGGCCGTCATCGCGCAGAACATACTTTTTCTCAATCTCTTCGTAGTGGGACCGACCAGGGATTTTTCGCGGGGGCTCGAGGATGTCCTCGTGAAGATCGGCATATACCTTTCTGAAAACTCCGATCCCGGAGATGTGATAGCAGCTCCCGATATAGGGGCAGTAGGATATTTTTCAGGAAGAAAGATCCTGGATCTCGGAGGTCTGGTCACTCCGGAGATAAATAAAATGCGTTCAAAGGTAGACTACGAGACGCTTATAGAAAGGGGAGACTATCTTCCCCTTGGAGCGGATTACTTTCTCGACCGCAGCAGAGTGCCGGTGAGGTTCAGCGGTCGTGTCATCCGCGGCGTACTTTTTACTCCAGTGATGAGCGGCACGGTCGCCAACCTTGGGATAAGGCAACCGGGGGAAGTGACTTATGTCCTGTATCGACTTGACAGACCCTCGGGTGACGGCGGGTCGGAACTGCCCGGTGTGCCGGAAGAAAAGAGTCTTGATGCGCGGAAGATCTGATCTGCCCGATACTGTCGCGGCAGGACCTGAATTCCAGATGGAGGAAAGATGCTGAAGCTTCCGGAACCGGTGATCCCTGGCGATATCCCCGCGGAAAAGGTCCCGAGCCTTCTCAGTAACTGGTTTCTTGGTTCGAAAGCCAGAAGGTATCTGAGCAGAAGGCGATTCGTGACGGTAACGGGATTACTTCCGGAAGTTTCGCGGGGAAGGGCTCTCGATATAGGCTGCGGCTGGGGATATAACCTCTTTCTGCTGAGATCGAGAGGTTTCGCGACCTGGGGTATAGATATAGTCCAGAACGATTTCTTCGCCGCCAGGAGGATAGCCGACGCGAACGGTTATTCGAATAATCTCCTTGGAGCCGATATGAGCGCGCTGCCGTTTGACGGCTGTTCTTTTGACGCGGTCACTGCTGTCGAGACTTTTGAACATGTATTCCATCCCGATCGGCCCGATGCTGTCCGGGAAGTGGCCAGAGTCCTCAGGAGAGGCGGAAGGTTCGTTCTCTCGACTCCGAATTACTATTCCCTCGTCGAAGCGGGGAAACGATTGATAGTGCGTCTGCCCCTTATGAAAAAAATCTTCCCCCCGATGTGCTACCCGGTCTCTGATATCGAGAGAAGCGATTATCATCCATACAGCTATCACCGGCCGTCGCGATATTCAGAGATAAGAGCCCTCCTCGAGGAGGAAGGCTTTGAGATCACCGAGGTAAAGAAAATAATATTCGTCTGGAAATCTGTCCCTGATCTGTTTTTTGCTCCCTGCGCCGCTCTTGAGGCGGTTCTCGAGAGGTTGCCGTTCCTTAAGGATCTCGCAAGCACTCTTGTAGTATCGGCAGTAAAAAAACAGTAAGGTCCAGGACCGGGCCTTCGCGGTAGATCACCGCCCACGTCAAAGCAATTCCCGGATTCTCTCTCCCCCACATGGAACGCCGCGTCGATTCCCGGCCGGCATCCCTGATCGCTTGAAAGGAAGATCATTTTTTCTCTTTTTACTGGGAGAAAGTGGGAAATCAGTGTTTTTTTCGCGGTTTTATTGAAAAATAATTCAATTATTACGTATCTTATTATATAACAACACAATAAAAATCAACAAAAAACAGACACAATCGGTATTTTCCCTTGACATGGTGGGAAAAAATGGGATAAAGTGGGGCGCAATGGTAGAAAAA
Above is a window of Candidatus Krumholzibacteriota bacterium DNA encoding:
- a CDS encoding class I SAM-dependent methyltransferase; its protein translation is MLKLPEPVIPGDIPAEKVPSLLSNWFLGSKARRYLSRRRFVTVTGLLPEVSRGRALDIGCGWGYNLFLLRSRGFATWGIDIVQNDFFAARRIADANGYSNNLLGADMSALPFDGCSFDAVTAVETFEHVFHPDRPDAVREVARVLRRGGRFVLSTPNYYSLVEAGKRLIVRLPLMKKIFPPMCYPVSDIERSDYHPYSYHRPSRYSEIRALLEEEGFEITEVKKIIFVWKSVPDLFFAPCAALEAVLERLPFLKDLASTLVVSAVKKQ